One region of Bosea vaviloviae genomic DNA includes:
- a CDS encoding DUF3085 domain-containing protein, with protein MFTFSVTDVRAVIARGRIDAFLNGGFRNPHYGLAPGKDEKPGLWLVGDEGVYILSNGKLAEGQRPLVVYAEECDPKTNPDYWHYKRQHFGGDDGINFLDAVELVKLITAFPEATHLSIEMTDTSMSFSLIRR; from the coding sequence ATGTTCACCTTTTCCGTGACCGATGTCCGCGCCGTCATCGCGCGTGGACGAATCGACGCTTTCCTCAACGGCGGTTTCCGCAATCCCCATTACGGCCTCGCCCCCGGTAAGGACGAAAAGCCCGGCCTCTGGCTGGTCGGCGACGAGGGCGTCTACATCCTATCCAACGGCAAGCTCGCCGAGGGGCAGCGTCCCCTCGTCGTCTATGCCGAGGAATGCGATCCGAAGACCAATCCGGACTACTGGCACTACAAGCGCCAGCATTTCGGCGGCGATGACGGCATCAATTTTCTCGACGCTGTCGAGCTCGTGAAGCTGATCACGGCCTTTCCCGAAGCCACGCATCTGTCGATCGAGATGACCGACACCAGCATGTCGTTCAGCCTGATCCGCCGCTGA
- a CDS encoding DUF1419 domain-containing protein, translated as MTLSTPIRKIYQGVADRRQLFRMFDRHAQRPNRGQVDAGPLYAGEWFEIAQPEHDYMLEILPPLWMRQDMFAMRERLTGSITSIFFSLTIDGRSRWFHGYCDLSDPASLDRMKTAIIERESRPVKAMTREERLEHIWSATHDDYRGYADWRFPQLRRGSRIVMICAPGKSRDFKLLDKLTDTEIAAKLPVHLRYLPDAIAA; from the coding sequence ATGACCCTCTCGACCCCGATCCGCAAGATCTATCAGGGCGTCGCCGACCGGCGCCAGCTGTTCCGCATGTTCGATCGTCACGCCCAGCGCCCGAACCGCGGGCAGGTCGATGCCGGCCCGCTCTATGCGGGTGAGTGGTTCGAAATCGCTCAGCCCGAGCATGACTACATGCTCGAGATCCTGCCGCCGCTCTGGATGCGACAGGACATGTTCGCCATGCGCGAGCGCCTGACGGGCTCGATCACCAGCATCTTCTTCTCCCTGACGATCGACGGCCGCTCCAGGTGGTTCCATGGCTACTGCGATCTGTCGGACCCCGCCTCTCTCGATCGGATGAAGACCGCGATCATCGAGCGTGAATCCCGCCCGGTGAAGGCGATGACGCGCGAGGAGCGGCTCGAGCACATCTGGAGCGCTACCCATGACGACTATCGGGGCTACGCCGATTGGCGTTTCCCCCAGCTACGGCGGGGCAGCCGGATCGTCATGATCTGTGCGCCGGGGAAAAGCCGCGACTTCAAGCTGCTGGACAAGCTCACCGATACGGAGATCGCCGCGAAGCTGCCGGTGCATCTGCGCTATCTCCCGGACGCCATCGCGGCCTGA
- a CDS encoding DUF3991 domain-containing protein, translating into MERNEVEELRDRVACAAVLEKAGFAIDLKESTRRAVKYRRGDAIVIVIHEGRGWFDPLSDAKGDVYTLVAHLDGVGFAECLDRVAELVGFVPSEPVWTRSAREHDYDLAVSERWRRRRKPWPASLTWRYLHDERGLSETVLQAAIRRGRLREGPRGSMWAAHLDDADMVTGWEERGPDWRGFATGGAKVLFRFGPVDARRLCVTEAAIDALSLAGIEEMRPDSLFLSTGGGWAPSTEAAIRALAARENTLLVAATDNNAQGENYAARLMVIAAEASCSFVRLRPIAEDWNEDLRARAKRKEGEKGKPSCRMPAGRLKGDASPACRGP; encoded by the coding sequence ATGGAGAGGAATGAAGTTGAAGAGCTGAGAGATCGCGTTGCCTGCGCAGCCGTGCTGGAGAAGGCAGGCTTCGCGATCGATCTGAAAGAGAGCACGCGCCGGGCGGTCAAATACCGCCGGGGCGACGCCATCGTCATCGTGATCCACGAGGGCCGGGGATGGTTTGATCCCCTCTCGGATGCGAAGGGCGATGTGTACACCCTCGTCGCGCACCTCGACGGCGTCGGATTCGCCGAGTGCCTCGACCGCGTCGCGGAACTGGTGGGGTTCGTCCCCTCCGAGCCTGTCTGGACACGATCGGCGCGCGAGCACGATTACGATCTTGCGGTCTCCGAGCGTTGGCGTCGCCGCCGCAAGCCGTGGCCCGCATCTCTGACCTGGCGATACCTCCATGACGAGCGCGGCCTCTCCGAGACGGTCCTCCAGGCTGCGATCCGGCGCGGCCGGCTGCGCGAGGGACCGCGCGGCAGCATGTGGGCGGCCCATCTCGACGATGCGGACATGGTCACAGGTTGGGAGGAACGCGGCCCGGACTGGCGCGGATTTGCGACCGGAGGCGCGAAGGTTCTGTTCCGCTTCGGTCCTGTCGATGCCCGGCGCCTCTGCGTGACCGAGGCGGCGATCGATGCCTTGAGCCTCGCGGGGATCGAGGAGATGCGGCCGGACAGCCTGTTCCTCAGCACCGGCGGAGGCTGGGCGCCATCGACCGAGGCGGCGATCCGGGCGCTCGCGGCGCGGGAGAACACCCTGCTCGTCGCGGCCACCGACAACAATGCGCAAGGCGAGAATTATGCCGCGCGCCTGATGGTGATCGCCGCAGAAGCCTCCTGCAGCTTCGTGCGCCTCCGCCCGATCGCGGAGGACTGGAACGAGGATCTCCGCGCGCGGGCAAAGAGAAAGGAGGGAGAAAAAGGGAAACCTAGCTGCCGCATGCCCGCCGGCCGCCTCAAGGGTGACGCTTCGCCCGCGTGCCGCGGCCCTTGA
- a CDS encoding IS110 family transposase, translating to MDYFAGLDVSLDTVNVCIVNDTGDVLLERKIEAEPAVIADLLTRFGHPFKRVGLEAGPTSSWLHSALREAGYPAICLECRHVKAGLSAMRNKTDRNDARGIAHLLRLGWFRQVHIKSDEAQQVRMALVSRQQLLNKTHDIENVVRGSLKVFGLRIGIVTRRAFEERVLELVADHPILLAITEPMLRVRQTMIEAFEGLDRMCRQLARRDTVCRRLMTIPGVGVVVALTYRAGVDAPERFSRSRDVGAHFGLTPRRYNSGQTDFDGRISRCGDEMVRTALYQAAHVLFHHGPWSSLRSWAMRLAKRGSVKVAKVALARRLAVIMHRMWTDGTEFRWSATPGSAAA from the coding sequence ATGGACTATTTCGCTGGTCTGGATGTGTCCCTGGACACCGTGAACGTCTGCATCGTCAACGACACGGGCGACGTCCTGCTCGAACGGAAGATCGAAGCTGAGCCAGCGGTCATCGCGGATCTGCTGACGCGGTTCGGTCATCCGTTCAAGCGCGTCGGCCTGGAAGCGGGTCCAACATCATCATGGCTTCACAGCGCGCTACGAGAGGCCGGATATCCCGCGATCTGTCTCGAATGCCGCCATGTGAAGGCGGGCCTCAGTGCGATGAGGAACAAAACCGATCGCAACGACGCGCGTGGCATCGCCCATCTTCTCCGCCTGGGATGGTTCAGACAGGTCCACATCAAAAGCGACGAAGCGCAACAAGTGCGCATGGCGCTCGTCAGTCGTCAGCAGCTCTTGAACAAGACGCACGATATCGAGAACGTAGTACGCGGTTCGCTGAAGGTGTTCGGGCTTCGGATCGGGATTGTCACGCGGAGAGCCTTCGAGGAGCGCGTCCTGGAACTCGTCGCCGATCATCCAATCCTGCTCGCGATCACGGAGCCTATGCTGCGCGTTCGGCAAACGATGATCGAGGCGTTCGAAGGGCTGGACCGTATGTGCCGGCAGTTGGCGCGACGAGATACTGTCTGCCGCCGATTGATGACGATACCCGGCGTCGGAGTGGTTGTGGCGCTGACCTATCGTGCGGGCGTCGACGCGCCCGAGCGCTTCTCCAGGTCAAGAGATGTCGGCGCGCACTTTGGCCTGACGCCGAGGCGCTACAACTCCGGGCAGACCGATTTCGACGGTCGTATCAGCCGCTGTGGCGACGAGATGGTCCGCACCGCTCTCTATCAGGCAGCTCACGTGCTTTTCCATCACGGTCCCTGGTCATCTTTGAGGTCTTGGGCCATGCGGCTGGCGAAGCGCGGCAGCGTGAAGGTCGCGAAGGTTGCTCTCGCACGCAGGCTCGCTGTCATCATGCACCGCATGTGGACCGATGGCACCGAGTTCCGTTGGTCGGCGACGCCCGGATCGGCCGCTGCGTAG
- a CDS encoding phospholipase D family protein — MDLLLNGINGGYLRNIILNATEHTERVDAAVAYASESDLLFDWCWDNKIPLHFWGRFDEQVPVGISVLDKFLNRKSGRYVCKLVRRFHPKVIWWRGYGAYIGSANLTQSAWWNNVEAGVFLTEAELAEGGHDLELDHMFAEIDKHAAPLTQELFDLLSARSKELTRRKVAEKADDDAMLATDLVPHWEGLARASSKSAGDRRRQAFLDEWNRTLQIIRDIASKISAEGNRPSWVGAQADQFLHAHYYQNTFDGRRADFESHFARNRMDPDAAVEKAIRWWRTLPSSSDENRMLNKTAPFLQKAFSERILGRLTEDQFVKVLGRVHATREYARRAPNRFIGLKGGKAYDIPEKVDALARHIFRAPGRGGVSVTETLAFVLYGGRPEEVPHRLWEALTDPKRKVELLGVSALGEIVGWALPDRYPPRNGRTSKALRSFGYDVTVHVG; from the coding sequence GTGGATTTACTGCTGAATGGAATAAATGGTGGCTACCTCCGCAACATCATCCTGAACGCCACAGAACATACCGAACGCGTCGATGCCGCCGTCGCCTATGCTTCCGAGAGCGATCTGCTGTTCGATTGGTGCTGGGACAACAAAATCCCGCTTCACTTCTGGGGACGGTTTGATGAACAGGTCCCTGTCGGGATTTCGGTTCTCGACAAATTCCTGAACCGCAAGTCCGGGCGCTATGTCTGCAAGCTGGTACGGCGATTTCACCCAAAGGTCATCTGGTGGCGCGGCTACGGCGCCTATATCGGCTCGGCCAATCTCACCCAAAGCGCGTGGTGGAATAACGTCGAAGCTGGCGTTTTCCTGACGGAAGCCGAGCTCGCCGAGGGCGGTCACGACCTTGAGCTGGATCATATGTTCGCCGAGATCGACAAGCACGCCGCGCCTCTGACGCAGGAGCTCTTCGACCTGCTTTCGGCGAGGAGCAAGGAACTGACACGACGCAAGGTCGCCGAGAAGGCCGACGACGACGCGATGCTGGCGACCGACCTGGTGCCACATTGGGAGGGATTGGCTCGCGCCAGCAGCAAATCAGCTGGCGATCGCCGCCGCCAGGCTTTCCTCGATGAATGGAACCGCACGCTTCAGATCATCCGGGATATCGCGTCCAAGATTTCCGCTGAAGGCAACAGGCCGTCATGGGTCGGCGCACAAGCCGATCAATTCCTGCATGCGCACTACTATCAGAACACGTTCGACGGACGGCGCGCAGACTTCGAGAGCCATTTCGCGCGCAATCGAATGGACCCCGACGCCGCAGTCGAGAAAGCGATCCGCTGGTGGCGCACCCTGCCCTCCTCGTCGGACGAAAACAGAATGCTCAACAAGACAGCGCCCTTCCTGCAGAAGGCCTTTTCGGAGAGGATTTTGGGCCGGCTGACCGAAGACCAATTCGTCAAAGTGCTCGGGCGGGTTCATGCGACAAGGGAGTATGCCCGTCGTGCACCCAACCGGTTCATCGGCCTGAAGGGCGGAAAGGCCTACGATATTCCCGAAAAGGTCGACGCCCTGGCCAGGCACATCTTTCGTGCGCCGGGGCGAGGCGGCGTGTCCGTCACGGAAACACTGGCGTTCGTTCTCTATGGCGGCCGGCCGGAGGAAGTTCCACACCGGCTCTGGGAAGCGCTCACGGACCCAAAGCGAAAGGTCGAGCTGCTGGGCGTCAGCGCCTTGGGTGAGATCGTGGGATGGGCGCTTCCCGATCGGTACCCCCCGAGGAATGGCCGGACGAGCAAGGCGCTCCGGTCGTTTGGATACGACGTAACTGTTCACGTCGGCTGA
- a CDS encoding DUF6088 family protein, producing MLDQPATDLRRRLMARIDATPAEVWTPSDFADLASRAAIDKTLQRLVAAGELRRIDRGLYDKPRKSNLTGKTVVPDYRAVIRAVTRRDQARVVVDGMTAANDLGLTTAVPARIEVLIDARLKPITLGKQVIHFKSAAPSRLYWAGRPGMRVVQALYWMQDMMSTEDDLRSVENQLRRLLTAPKHGKEIRDDLRAGLSAMPIWMQDFLRPLLEPMNGELENHS from the coding sequence ATGCTCGATCAACCGGCCACGGACCTTCGGCGGCGCCTTATGGCGCGTATTGACGCGACGCCGGCAGAGGTGTGGACGCCCAGCGATTTCGCGGACCTCGCCAGCCGCGCTGCCATCGACAAGACATTGCAACGCCTCGTCGCGGCAGGCGAACTCCGTCGCATCGATCGTGGGCTCTACGACAAGCCGCGAAAAAGCAACCTCACCGGCAAAACGGTGGTCCCCGACTATCGCGCTGTGATCAGAGCCGTAACGCGGCGGGATCAAGCCCGCGTCGTGGTCGACGGCATGACCGCCGCAAACGACCTCGGCCTCACCACGGCGGTCCCGGCGCGCATTGAAGTGCTAATTGATGCCCGCTTGAAACCGATCACGCTCGGGAAGCAGGTCATCCACTTCAAATCGGCCGCACCCAGCCGTCTCTACTGGGCGGGACGCCCAGGCATGCGCGTCGTCCAAGCACTCTACTGGATGCAGGATATGATGAGTACGGAAGACGATCTACGGAGCGTCGAGAACCAACTTCGCAGGCTGCTCACCGCTCCAAAGCATGGAAAGGAGATCCGCGACGATCTTCGCGCGGGGCTCTCTGCCATGCCAATCTGGATGCAGGATTTTCTCCGGCCCCTTCTTGAACCTATGAATGGCGAGCTGGAGAACCACTCGTGA
- a CDS encoding nucleotidyl transferase AbiEii/AbiGii toxin family protein, translating to MSAVAYAEVISAAPAEKLDLFLTTANRLGTPIGNVEKDFWVCWTLDALYRERPAGGPRLLFKGGTSLSKAYGLIERFSEDIDVTVFRDDLDEPASVEELEALSNNKRRARLDAIRDACRSYITGALHEFLAEHLAAATDGKGRVEIDEADPDRQTLLVWYPEVEPRDGSYVRPAVRIESGAKSALDPNQPRNIRPYIADDAGGLDLTVPNVTTINGERTFWDKVVIAHGLRRWFERRGELRHAGQRVSRHFYDLHCLFASDTGRTALADAALGADCVRHALMFFNRTDYDLATAATGSFALVPTAAMIDALARDYANMTPMIFGEAPRFEEILASMEMIERVANGAR from the coding sequence GTGAGCGCTGTTGCCTATGCCGAAGTCATCTCAGCCGCACCCGCCGAGAAGCTCGACCTCTTTTTGACCACAGCAAACCGGCTCGGCACCCCGATCGGGAATGTCGAAAAGGATTTTTGGGTCTGCTGGACTCTCGACGCCCTCTATCGTGAACGACCAGCGGGAGGGCCACGCCTATTGTTCAAGGGCGGAACATCGCTATCGAAAGCCTATGGACTCATTGAGCGATTTTCGGAAGACATCGACGTCACGGTGTTTCGTGACGATCTCGACGAGCCCGCTTCCGTGGAAGAGCTCGAGGCACTGTCGAACAACAAGCGTCGTGCTCGCCTAGACGCGATCCGCGACGCCTGTCGCAGCTATATCACCGGCGCGCTGCACGAATTCCTGGCCGAACACCTTGCTGCAGCGACGGACGGAAAAGGCCGAGTCGAGATCGATGAGGCAGACCCCGACCGACAGACACTTCTGGTCTGGTATCCAGAGGTTGAGCCGCGCGATGGGTCCTACGTGCGACCGGCAGTGCGGATCGAGTCCGGCGCCAAGTCGGCACTCGACCCCAACCAGCCCAGGAACATCCGGCCTTACATTGCCGACGATGCGGGCGGACTCGATCTCACGGTTCCGAATGTCACAACGATCAATGGGGAGCGCACGTTTTGGGACAAGGTCGTGATCGCACACGGCCTGCGGCGCTGGTTCGAGCGCCGCGGCGAGCTGCGCCATGCAGGCCAGCGGGTTTCGCGGCACTTCTATGATCTCCACTGCCTCTTCGCATCCGACACCGGCCGGACAGCATTAGCCGATGCTGCGCTGGGAGCAGACTGTGTTCGACACGCGCTCATGTTCTTCAACCGGACCGACTACGACCTGGCCACGGCCGCAACCGGATCATTTGCACTCGTGCCGACAGCGGCAATGATCGACGCGCTTGCGCGCGACTATGCAAACATGACGCCCATGATTTTCGGCGAAGCCCCTCGCTTCGAAGAAATCCTAGCCTCGATGGAAATGATTGAACGAGTGGCGAACGGAGCACGTTAG
- a CDS encoding chorismate-binding protein, producing MVAFDGVSILSVSPELFLDVAAGHVTSRPMKGTVARGVDPEADRAAIAGLMADPKQRAENLMIVDLLRNDLGRIAQLGSVKVPALFSVETYPTLHTLTSTVTAQLRQDIALHDLLQAVFPCGSITGAPKHRAMELIRDIEAEPRGAYTGAIGAFAPNGNLWLNVAIRTATLFADGEGYYGVGGGIVADSEPASEYDECLLKARVLTDLAGEYGLIETLLWSHGTSFARLALHLDRLGASAGALAFPFDPKSIAARLDELSGSFAPDEKRRVRLELHRNGDLGITSTALDEEPSRPLLVAVSPEAIDAGDPFLRHKTTRRERYESAFAAAALSGRDEVIFLNRAGLVTEASRSNVFVEQEGRLLTSPLENGLLPGVFRRTLLESGEAIEQDLTLDDLRRAERWFLGNSLRGLRPARL from the coding sequence GTGGTGGCCTTCGATGGGGTGTCGATCCTGTCGGTTTCGCCGGAGCTCTTTCTCGACGTTGCGGCTGGCCATGTCACGAGCCGGCCGATGAAGGGGACCGTGGCACGTGGTGTCGATCCAGAGGCGGATCGTGCCGCAATTGCGGGCCTGATGGCCGACCCCAAACAGCGCGCCGAGAACCTCATGATCGTCGATCTCCTGCGCAACGACCTGGGGCGCATCGCGCAGCTCGGATCCGTCAAGGTGCCGGCGCTTTTCAGCGTCGAGACCTATCCGACGCTCCATACCCTGACTTCGACCGTGACGGCACAGCTGCGCCAGGACATCGCTCTCCACGATCTGCTGCAGGCCGTCTTTCCCTGTGGCTCCATAACCGGCGCTCCGAAACATCGGGCGATGGAGCTGATCCGGGACATCGAGGCGGAGCCACGGGGTGCATATACGGGTGCGATTGGTGCTTTCGCACCCAATGGCAATCTCTGGCTCAACGTGGCTATCCGCACGGCAACGCTCTTCGCGGATGGCGAAGGCTATTATGGCGTGGGCGGCGGCATCGTGGCGGATTCAGAACCGGCGAGCGAATATGACGAATGCCTGCTCAAGGCCCGCGTCTTGACCGATCTCGCCGGCGAGTATGGCTTGATTGAAACGCTGCTCTGGTCGCACGGCACCAGTTTCGCACGGCTTGCCCTGCATCTCGACCGACTCGGAGCCTCGGCCGGCGCGCTCGCTTTCCCGTTCGATCCGAAATCGATCGCGGCGCGGCTCGATGAGCTGTCGGGATCTTTCGCTCCGGATGAGAAACGCCGCGTTCGTCTGGAGTTGCATCGCAACGGCGACCTCGGGATCACATCCACAGCCCTGGATGAAGAGCCGAGCCGGCCTCTGCTGGTTGCGGTCTCTCCTGAGGCGATCGATGCAGGCGACCCCTTCCTTCGGCACAAGACTACCCGAAGGGAGCGCTATGAGAGCGCCTTCGCCGCCGCGGCGTTGTCTGGGCGAGACGAGGTGATCTTCCTGAACCGGGCAGGTCTCGTGACCGAAGCCTCGCGAAGCAATGTCTTCGTCGAACAGGAAGGGCGCCTGCTTACGTCACCGTTGGAAAACGGCCTGCTCCCCGGGGTATTTCGCCGAACTCTGCTCGAAAGCGGCGAAGCGATCGAGCAGGACTTGACGCTCGATGACCTTCGTCGGGCCGAGCGCTGGTTTCTCGGCAACAGCTTGCGCGGCCTGCGTCCGGCCCGGCTCTGA
- a CDS encoding amino acid ABC transporter ATP-binding protein yields the protein MATDLMTDTTVPAATAFIRIRDVYKSYGAVSVLNGISLDVAQGEVVVLCGPSGCGKSTLLRCINGLESINRGSISVGGRDVESANPDALQQIRLSTGFVFQNFNLFPHMTALENITIAPRKILGVPPRAATEQGRKLLEQVGMEEKADVYPFQLSGGQRQRVAIARALAMNPTLMLFDEPTSALDPEMREEVLQVIRKVHHEHNMTMVVVTHEIGFAKSVASRAMLLDAGQIVEEAPARAFFENPAEERTRRFLRAIIND from the coding sequence ATGGCAACCGATCTGATGACGGACACAACGGTTCCGGCGGCCACGGCTTTCATCCGCATTCGCGATGTCTACAAATCCTATGGCGCGGTCAGCGTGCTCAACGGAATCTCGCTTGATGTTGCGCAGGGCGAGGTCGTGGTGCTGTGCGGCCCCAGCGGCTGCGGCAAGAGCACGCTTTTGCGCTGCATCAACGGGCTTGAGTCGATCAATCGCGGCAGTATTTCTGTGGGCGGGCGTGACGTCGAGTCGGCAAATCCGGATGCGTTGCAGCAAATTCGCTTGTCAACGGGCTTCGTCTTCCAAAACTTCAACCTGTTTCCCCACATGACCGCGCTCGAGAACATCACCATCGCGCCGAGGAAGATTTTAGGGGTTCCCCCTCGCGCGGCGACAGAACAAGGCCGGAAGCTGCTCGAACAGGTCGGCATGGAGGAGAAAGCGGATGTCTATCCGTTCCAACTATCCGGCGGACAGCGTCAACGCGTTGCAATCGCCAGAGCATTGGCGATGAATCCCACCTTGATGCTCTTCGACGAACCGACCTCGGCGCTCGATCCGGAGATGCGCGAGGAGGTGCTTCAGGTCATCCGCAAGGTGCACCACGAGCACAATATGACGATGGTCGTCGTGACGCACGAGATCGGTTTCGCCAAGAGCGTCGCGAGCCGGGCCATGCTTCTCGACGCGGGGCAGATCGTCGAAGAGGCGCCGGCTCGGGCCTTTTTTGAGAACCCGGCGGAGGAACGTACCCGCCGCTTCCTGCGCGCCATCATCAACGATTGA
- a CDS encoding amino acid ABC transporter permease, with protein sequence MNYTFQFGVLTEYGPYLAGGLWHAWWTSFPSIIVTTILGVVLAAMSMSQRWLLRGFSVVFVDLFRTLPVVVLLIWIHYVMPILTGISLSPTMSSIIALSLNGAALACEAFRGGLEAIPATQVQAAQSLGFSRWKVMRYITLPQAFFATLPSLTNVHITVIKNVTVTVLIAVPEVMFRAQELTVQFFRPLEFYTGAAVLYVALIWGYALLMRMLERLQKWQPI encoded by the coding sequence ATGAATTACACATTTCAGTTCGGCGTTTTGACCGAATACGGTCCCTACCTTGCAGGCGGTCTGTGGCATGCCTGGTGGACGAGTTTTCCCAGCATTATCGTCACGACCATTCTCGGCGTCGTACTGGCGGCGATGAGCATGTCGCAGCGATGGCTGCTGCGCGGGTTCTCCGTTGTCTTCGTGGATCTGTTCCGCACGCTTCCCGTGGTGGTTCTGCTGATCTGGATCCACTACGTCATGCCGATTTTGACCGGTATCTCGCTGTCGCCGACCATGAGCTCGATCATCGCCCTGTCCCTGAACGGCGCGGCGCTTGCCTGTGAAGCGTTTCGCGGTGGTCTCGAAGCCATCCCGGCCACACAGGTGCAAGCCGCGCAGTCCCTCGGTTTCTCGCGCTGGAAGGTCATGCGCTATATTACGCTGCCTCAAGCTTTCTTTGCCACGCTGCCGTCGCTCACCAATGTTCATATCACAGTCATCAAGAACGTGACCGTCACCGTCCTGATCGCCGTCCCAGAAGTGATGTTCCGAGCTCAGGAACTTACGGTTCAATTCTTCCGTCCGCTGGAATTCTATACTGGCGCGGCCGTGCTGTATGTCGCTCTTATCTGGGGGTATGCCCTTCTCATGCGGATGCTCGAAAGGCTTCAAAAATGGCAACCGATCTGA
- a CDS encoding transporter substrate-binding domain-containing protein, which produces MLRTIATALASAAVAAVVALSSTGVSAGPTLDRIISEKKLVVGVAPWNKFILMNPKTSQYEGLIVDDIRNLEAMTGIKVELVNTTWSGLVAGLQAGKWDVIMSGLGATPERATAVAFGEAFGYLSSTAMVRADSPVRTFADLDKEGNVLSVVSGTAAQQYAQRTFKKAKVTPLSDTGAAVLEVMQGRSTAYIGDSVSNELRAQERPTELRNVKFASNQTEWTSMNHAVRYADLDLLVFLDTYVRSMKLRGWYRTLAEKWNLPPELAVGPR; this is translated from the coding sequence ATGCTGAGAACCATCGCCACTGCACTCGCGTCGGCCGCTGTCGCGGCGGTCGTCGCGCTCTCCTCAACCGGAGTGTCGGCTGGCCCGACGCTGGATCGGATCATATCCGAGAAGAAGCTGGTCGTCGGCGTCGCGCCCTGGAACAAGTTCATCCTCATGAACCCGAAGACAAGCCAATACGAAGGCCTCATCGTCGATGACATTCGCAATCTCGAGGCGATGACCGGCATCAAGGTCGAACTCGTCAACACGACCTGGAGCGGCCTGGTGGCCGGCCTGCAGGCCGGCAAATGGGACGTCATCATGAGCGGGCTCGGGGCAACGCCCGAGCGCGCGACGGCGGTCGCGTTCGGAGAGGCCTTCGGATATCTCTCATCGACCGCCATGGTTCGCGCGGATAGCCCGGTCCGGACCTTCGCGGACCTGGACAAGGAGGGCAATGTTCTCTCCGTCGTTTCGGGGACGGCTGCCCAGCAATACGCCCAGCGCACCTTCAAGAAGGCGAAGGTGACGCCCCTCTCCGATACCGGAGCCGCGGTGCTCGAGGTCATGCAGGGGCGGTCGACGGCTTATATCGGCGATTCCGTCTCGAACGAGTTGCGCGCTCAAGAGCGCCCAACCGAACTTCGCAACGTCAAGTTCGCCAGCAACCAGACCGAGTGGACCAGCATGAACCATGCGGTCCGCTATGCCGATCTCGATCTTCTGGTCTTCCTCGACACCTATGTCCGTTCAATGAAGCTCCGGGGGTGGTACCGCACCCTCGCGGAGAAGTGGAACCTGCCGCCTGAGTTGGCTGTCGGGCCGCGCTAG